A genomic stretch from Photobacterium atrarenae includes:
- a CDS encoding lytic transglycosylase, giving the protein MKSRFFVASALLLAGCQILNTTNTVEEQTNSKNNNEPPAPVQAPLTPTPQPTITKSPPVAVKPPAKVPTPQEQEDLWRRITMQITTAIPDNKQVRHYRNWYLRYPGHLKTVANRAEPFLFYITEEVEKRNLPLELALLPIVESSFDQFAYSHGRAAGLWQIIPDTGRRFGLQQNWWYDGRRDVVASTEAALDLLEYLHRKFDGNWLHALAAYNTGEGRVFRAIRKNKRAGKPTDFWSLDLPKETSGYVPKLLAVADVIRNQNKYGIEIPAIANKPAVKLIKPETQMDLAMAAKYAGLKLSELQSLNPAYNHWATAPDGPNHLLLPINHVEQFQTNFVSNGKQGMKVVRYRVKNGDTLSVLAQKHQTTTKLIQRANNMTGTNIRVGRHLLIPVAMADDGQLLANRLATRNRNAHGNGYRVTYTVKPGDSLWTIARSQKVKIDQITKWNGIRKNKPLRAGQKLTLWKDSKSGAVIRTVYYKVRSGDNLSAIAQRYKVKVSDVVKWNQIQGQKYLKPGQKLKLYIDVTKVSA; this is encoded by the coding sequence ATGAAGTCCCGATTTTTTGTAGCAAGCGCGCTATTACTGGCTGGTTGCCAAATTTTAAATACGACAAATACAGTAGAAGAGCAAACCAACAGCAAAAACAATAACGAGCCCCCTGCCCCAGTGCAGGCGCCGCTCACACCAACACCACAACCCACAATCACCAAGAGTCCGCCTGTCGCAGTCAAGCCGCCGGCCAAAGTACCCACGCCTCAGGAGCAAGAAGATCTCTGGCGGCGGATCACCATGCAGATCACCACGGCGATCCCGGATAACAAACAGGTTCGCCACTATCGGAATTGGTATCTTCGCTACCCGGGTCACCTGAAAACCGTTGCCAATCGTGCTGAACCTTTCCTGTTCTACATCACAGAAGAAGTCGAAAAGCGTAATCTGCCCCTTGAGCTCGCGCTGCTGCCGATTGTCGAAAGCTCATTTGATCAATTCGCCTACTCCCATGGCCGGGCTGCCGGACTTTGGCAGATCATCCCCGATACCGGCCGACGCTTTGGACTGCAACAGAACTGGTGGTATGACGGCCGTCGTGATGTTGTGGCCTCAACCGAAGCTGCACTGGATTTATTGGAATATCTCCACCGCAAGTTTGATGGTAACTGGCTCCATGCCCTGGCTGCCTACAACACCGGTGAAGGCCGGGTTTTCCGCGCCATTCGTAAAAACAAGCGCGCCGGAAAGCCGACCGACTTCTGGTCACTGGATCTGCCGAAAGAAACCAGCGGTTATGTACCAAAACTGCTGGCCGTTGCCGATGTGATCCGCAACCAGAACAAATATGGAATTGAAATCCCGGCGATTGCCAACAAGCCGGCAGTGAAACTGATCAAGCCTGAGACGCAGATGGATCTGGCCATGGCAGCCAAATACGCAGGGCTGAAACTGAGTGAGCTGCAAAGTCTGAACCCGGCCTATAACCACTGGGCCACCGCCCCAGACGGCCCGAACCATCTGCTGCTACCCATCAATCATGTCGAACAGTTCCAGACCAACTTTGTCAGTAACGGCAAGCAAGGGATGAAAGTCGTTCGTTATCGTGTGAAAAACGGCGATACGCTCAGTGTACTGGCACAGAAACACCAGACCACCACCAAGCTGATCCAGCGGGCCAACAACATGACGGGTACCAACATCCGTGTCGGTCGTCACCTGCTCATTCCGGTTGCAATGGCTGACGATGGCCAACTCCTGGCGAACCGACTCGCTACTCGTAACCGAAATGCCCATGGCAACGGATATCGGGTGACCTACACGGTCAAACCGGGCGACAGTCTGTGGACCATCGCCCGCAGCCAGAAGGTCAAGATTGATCAAATCACCAAATGGAATGGGATCCGCAAGAACAAACCACTCCGTGCCGGCCAGAAACTAACATTGTGGAAAGACAGTAAATCCGGGGCGGTGATCCGTACGGTGTACTATAAAGTTCGCTCTGGCGACAACCTGAGCGCCATTGCCCAGCGCTATAAAGTCAAAGTCTCTGATGTGGTGAAATGGAACCAGATCCAGGGCCAGAAGTATCTGAAGCCGGGACAAAAACTGAAGCTGTACATTGATGTGACCAAGGTCAGCGCTTAA
- the gloB gene encoding hydroxyacylglutathione hydrolase — protein sequence MLTVKSIPAFNDNYIWLIHSPDNHCVLVDPGDAAPVIKVLEQEQLILDAILVTHHHHDHIGGISELKRHYPKANIVAPVNEPIPGASQTVNDGDQVEIFGERFMVLGVPGHTSGHVAYVGDGKLFCGDTLFSAGCGRLFEGTPEQMYLSLQKLAALPEETEVYCAHEYTSSNLAFALVAEQDNPHLQRYRETVSRLRAHGISTIPSTLRQEKLINPFLRCDQASIKKSVADKAFDDSDLETFAALRRWKDDF from the coding sequence ATGCTTACAGTAAAAAGCATACCTGCATTTAATGACAATTACATCTGGCTGATTCACAGTCCGGACAATCACTGCGTGCTGGTCGATCCCGGAGATGCAGCCCCGGTCATCAAAGTGTTAGAGCAAGAGCAGCTGATCCTGGATGCGATTCTGGTGACTCACCACCACCACGACCACATCGGCGGGATCAGCGAACTGAAACGCCACTACCCAAAAGCCAATATTGTCGCCCCGGTCAACGAACCGATTCCGGGCGCTTCGCAAACCGTGAATGACGGCGACCAGGTCGAAATTTTCGGCGAGCGCTTCATGGTACTGGGCGTGCCGGGTCACACCAGCGGTCATGTTGCCTATGTCGGTGATGGCAAGCTCTTCTGCGGCGATACCCTGTTCTCTGCCGGCTGTGGGCGACTGTTTGAAGGCACACCGGAACAAATGTATCTGTCGCTGCAAAAACTGGCGGCACTGCCGGAGGAAACCGAAGTCTACTGCGCTCATGAATATACCAGCAGTAACCTGGCTTTCGCGCTGGTTGCCGAGCAGGATAATCCGCACCTGCAGCGCTACCGGGAAACGGTTAGCCGCTTGCGCGCTCATGGCATCAGTACGATTCCATCCACCTTGCGCCAAGAAAAACTGATCAATCCATTTTTGCGTTGCGATCAGGCCAGTATCAAAAAATCTGTTGCAGATAAAGCATTTGACGACAGCGATCTGGAAACGTTCGCCGCACTGCGCCGCTGGAAGGACGATTTTTGA
- a CDS encoding class I SAM-dependent methyltransferase yields MKPARILAEIDPPYSWSQVANGEWAAELLQAQLDEWWPKLFGYHMLKLGGLSCELASGHCNIQHQICIDKFNPLHNVIADHQALPFVEKSFDACVIAHQFDYCPDPHRLLREIDRVMVDDGYLLLSGSNPLSWLGVRGLLPWNRKRFPWKGRMFMPMRVKDWLGVLNYEVVFHENFAVLPATRHQACSAWAESLLSENFSSLGSLYLIVARKRTFPLKPIKPTWKLRRQLTPLGLNCRTKASQNTQSQ; encoded by the coding sequence ATGAAGCCAGCCCGAATACTCGCAGAGATAGACCCCCCATACTCCTGGTCACAGGTTGCCAATGGTGAATGGGCAGCCGAGCTGCTTCAGGCGCAGCTTGATGAATGGTGGCCGAAACTGTTTGGCTACCATATGCTCAAGCTGGGCGGGTTAAGCTGCGAACTTGCCAGCGGCCATTGTAACATTCAGCATCAGATTTGCATCGATAAGTTCAATCCGCTTCATAATGTGATCGCCGATCACCAAGCGTTGCCTTTTGTTGAAAAGTCCTTTGATGCTTGTGTGATTGCCCATCAATTTGATTATTGCCCGGATCCGCACCGCTTGCTGCGTGAGATAGACCGGGTGATGGTAGACGATGGCTATCTGCTGCTCAGTGGCTCGAATCCGCTCAGCTGGCTCGGGGTGCGCGGGTTGCTGCCCTGGAATCGCAAACGCTTTCCGTGGAAAGGTCGGATGTTTATGCCGATGCGGGTCAAGGACTGGCTGGGCGTGCTGAATTATGAAGTGGTGTTCCATGAAAACTTCGCGGTCCTGCCGGCGACCCGGCACCAGGCGTGCTCGGCCTGGGCGGAGAGCCTGCTGTCTGAGAATTTTTCATCGCTCGGGAGCCTGTATCTGATTGTCGCCCGCAAGCGGACCTTTCCGCTCAAGCCCATCAAGCCGACCTGGAAGCTCCGCCGACAGCTGACCCCGCTGGGACTGAACTGCCGGACCAAAGCGAGTCAGAATACCCAGAGTCAATAA
- the rnhA gene encoding ribonuclease HI — MTKQVEIFTDGSCLGNPGPGGYGTVLRYKQHEKELSEGFFLTTNNRMELLAAIVGLASLKESCQVDLTTDSQYVRQGITQWIHNWKKRGWKTADKKPVKNADLWQRLDTETQRHQVTWHWVKGHAGHPENERCDELARTAAESPTQEDEGYQATA; from the coding sequence ATGACGAAGCAGGTAGAAATTTTCACCGACGGCTCCTGCCTCGGCAACCCAGGTCCCGGCGGCTACGGCACCGTTTTACGCTATAAACAGCATGAAAAAGAACTCAGCGAAGGCTTTTTCCTGACCACCAACAACCGGATGGAGCTGCTGGCCGCCATTGTCGGCCTCGCCAGCCTGAAAGAATCCTGCCAGGTTGATCTCACCACCGACAGCCAGTATGTCCGCCAGGGGATCACCCAGTGGATCCATAACTGGAAGAAGCGCGGCTGGAAAACCGCCGACAAGAAGCCGGTGAAAAATGCCGATCTCTGGCAGCGCCTGGACACCGAAACCCAACGCCACCAAGTCACCTGGCACTGGGTCAAAGGCCATGCCGGCCACCCGGAAAACGAACGGTGTGATGAGCTGGCCCGGACGGCGGCAGAATCGCCGACCCAAGAAGATGAGGGCTATCAGGCCACAGCCTGA
- the dnaQ gene encoding DNA polymerase III subunit epsilon: MKATNDRIIVFDTETTGMNMTGPHYEGHCIIEIGAVEIINRKLTGNSFHVYIKPDRAIDAEAVDVHGITDEFLQDKPTYAEIHDEFMDFIRGAELVAHNAPFDIGFMDYEFGKLNRGIGKTEDFCKITDTLEMAKRLFPGKRNNLDVLCSRYGIDNSHRTLHGALLDAEILADVYLMMTGGQTSLALSSGEEESDAGAENAIRRLASGRKSLKIIRPSADEIQAHEARLDLIEKSGGAPMWRQ; the protein is encoded by the coding sequence ATGAAAGCTACTAACGACCGCATTATTGTCTTCGATACCGAAACAACCGGTATGAATATGACCGGCCCCCATTACGAGGGGCACTGTATTATCGAAATCGGCGCGGTTGAAATTATCAACCGTAAGCTGACCGGAAACAGCTTCCACGTCTACATCAAGCCGGATCGCGCCATTGATGCTGAAGCCGTAGACGTCCACGGTATCACTGATGAATTTTTGCAGGACAAGCCGACCTATGCCGAGATCCATGATGAGTTTATGGATTTCATTCGCGGTGCAGAGCTGGTTGCCCATAACGCGCCCTTCGATATCGGCTTCATGGATTATGAATTCGGCAAGCTGAACCGGGGAATTGGCAAGACCGAAGATTTCTGCAAAATCACCGATACTCTGGAGATGGCCAAGCGGCTGTTCCCGGGAAAACGGAATAACCTCGACGTCCTGTGTTCCCGTTACGGCATAGATAACTCACACCGAACGCTCCACGGCGCTTTGCTCGATGCCGAGATCCTGGCCGATGTCTATCTGATGATGACCGGTGGCCAGACATCACTAGCCCTGAGCTCAGGCGAGGAAGAAAGTGATGCGGGTGCCGAAAATGCCATCCGGCGCCTGGCTTCGGGAAGAAAATCGCTAAAGATCATCCGACCATCGGCCGATGAAATACAAGCGCATGAAGCGCGTTTGGATTTGATTGAAAAAAGTGGTGGCGCCCCGATGTGGCGTCAGTAG
- a CDS encoding TIGR03503 family protein, producing MRRLLLIGLLFPVLSWAKDSTVMSWLDNRFRIDPSVEQASFMVKRAENSQPIVLVRPDGKKYYSVRHPKHVSWYEEPGMDIISIEKPMPGPWQAVGQVTPTNKIIVLSNLELEVADMPARLYQSETLKFTARLFESGQPLHNRDFLDRVKMSVVFYEYIEGSEDLPREAWPSPIPLGEFADDGHNYDEVPGDGVFTVAMPITVQPGKYRVRITSGNGIFLRTVEQEVLVYPTPMTASFIQGRGRNESHQVVVETEAGALKPGSLAAHIVQKNPEGKMRISQQHAMPDEDGLTVRLPNGEAPGRYSWSGWLYGTDNFNDRELIFQLPETNFAVMAELQLDRNLEDFRAQQEARAKQEELLKLAAEKQAAREKAMKVILGANLLIVVLVVAVVFLWRKRKIKKALEEDSLVVPAA from the coding sequence ATGCGGCGGTTATTACTCATCGGGTTGTTGTTCCCTGTACTGTCTTGGGCAAAAGACAGTACGGTGATGTCGTGGCTGGATAACCGCTTTCGCATTGATCCTTCGGTGGAACAGGCCTCCTTTATGGTCAAGCGGGCTGAGAACAGCCAGCCAATTGTCCTGGTGCGGCCGGATGGCAAGAAGTATTACTCGGTGCGCCATCCCAAGCATGTTTCCTGGTATGAAGAGCCGGGGATGGACATCATCTCGATTGAAAAACCGATGCCCGGGCCATGGCAGGCGGTCGGGCAGGTGACCCCGACAAATAAGATTATCGTCCTCTCGAATCTGGAGCTGGAAGTGGCTGATATGCCCGCCCGGCTTTATCAGTCTGAAACCCTGAAATTTACCGCGCGACTTTTTGAAAGCGGCCAACCGCTGCACAACCGGGACTTTCTTGACCGGGTAAAAATGTCGGTGGTGTTTTACGAATATATCGAAGGCAGTGAAGACTTACCCCGGGAGGCCTGGCCCAGCCCCATCCCGCTGGGTGAGTTCGCTGACGATGGCCACAACTACGATGAGGTGCCCGGCGATGGCGTATTTACCGTGGCGATGCCGATCACGGTTCAGCCGGGAAAATACCGGGTCAGGATCACGTCCGGCAACGGAATTTTTCTGCGCACCGTCGAGCAGGAGGTGCTGGTGTACCCGACCCCGATGACGGCCAGCTTTATTCAGGGGCGGGGGCGCAATGAATCCCATCAGGTGGTGGTGGAGACCGAAGCCGGGGCATTGAAGCCGGGCTCTCTGGCAGCGCATATCGTGCAGAAAAACCCGGAAGGAAAAATGCGCATCAGCCAGCAGCACGCGATGCCGGATGAAGACGGTCTGACTGTCCGCTTGCCCAACGGTGAAGCGCCGGGCCGCTATTCCTGGTCGGGCTGGCTGTACGGCACCGATAACTTCAATGATCGCGAGTTGATTTTCCAGCTGCCGGAAACTAATTTTGCGGTGATGGCCGAGTTGCAGCTCGATCGTAACCTGGAAGACTTCCGGGCCCAGCAGGAAGCCAGGGCCAAGCAAGAAGAACTGCTGAAGCTGGCCGCCGAAAAACAGGCGGCCCGGGAAAAAGCGATGAAGGTGATTCTCGGGGCAAACTTGCTCATTGTCGTGCTGGTGGTTGCGGTGGTCTTTTTGTGGCGCAAACGGAAAATAAAAAAAGCGCTGGAAGAAGACTCGCTGGTAGTGCCGGCTGCTTAA